One window of Cohnella hashimotonis genomic DNA carries:
- a CDS encoding right-handed parallel beta-helix repeat-containing protein, translating into MDIEITSPSWKEYKKVSVTEFGARAGGKRCNGAAFQRAIEYCKSEGISELTVPKGVYYFRDGNHPTFDGLSDFRFDGGDSEFIFSTLKAFVDIRNCERVEFRHFAVDWDWEVKQLASIGLVRGVAEDGTSFDLVFPEYDTVPEEFPLRTFNPMNPATLTPGCELGHEFNGIHLGKASAMGGNVLRVELPRPESYRFLKQDQAYIVRHYVYDTNAIELHGNAHLTLSNVTIYSAPGHAFISTGDQHHWKLERCRIVKRPGTTRCITATADGCHISNSQGYFIIDSCDFSYNGDDCLNIHDNSVQGFRRIDAKTIRLSRVQRWRNPFGPGDSVEFRHADLSPAGIAANVAAVSWDEGREQCVLEFASELPAELNDRSILFNRRYDSGHYVVRHNFFHQNRARGILLHAGEGLVENNRFYRNQGSAIQIECGAEERWAEGFGVRNLVIRDNWIESSDVNHWNMAVIYMGVYLDQGRTDYPIFQDIRIENNTIVNCPQQAIYVSSCERVFLRNNALVNPNAGPLKTAQDGDENCVANREYYRGSLMASHCNDVYIENNRRLSIIPTMESHIYIEPNTSRSVTLRDNIGFAEEDR; encoded by the coding sequence ATGGACATCGAAATTACGAGTCCTTCCTGGAAGGAATACAAGAAAGTCAGCGTGACGGAATTCGGGGCTAGAGCCGGGGGGAAGCGTTGCAACGGAGCGGCATTCCAGCGTGCAATCGAATATTGTAAGAGCGAAGGAATCTCGGAACTAACCGTGCCTAAAGGGGTGTACTATTTCCGCGATGGAAATCATCCGACTTTCGATGGCCTAAGCGATTTTCGCTTCGATGGAGGAGACTCCGAATTTATCTTTTCTACCTTGAAGGCGTTTGTCGATATTCGGAACTGCGAGCGGGTCGAATTCCGCCATTTTGCAGTCGACTGGGATTGGGAGGTTAAGCAACTCGCAAGCATTGGGCTCGTTCGGGGAGTTGCCGAAGACGGGACGTCATTTGACCTTGTCTTTCCCGAATACGATACGGTTCCCGAGGAGTTCCCTCTTCGTACATTTAACCCTATGAACCCGGCTACGCTCACACCGGGCTGCGAACTGGGGCACGAGTTTAACGGGATCCATCTGGGCAAGGCGAGCGCCATGGGAGGCAACGTCTTACGCGTCGAGCTCCCGAGGCCCGAATCGTACCGCTTCCTGAAGCAAGATCAAGCCTATATTGTGCGTCACTACGTATACGACACGAATGCGATAGAGCTGCACGGCAACGCGCACTTGACCCTATCGAACGTGACGATATATTCCGCTCCGGGCCATGCGTTCATATCGACAGGGGACCAGCATCATTGGAAGTTGGAGCGATGCAGGATCGTGAAGCGACCCGGAACGACCCGCTGCATTACCGCAACGGCAGACGGATGCCACATTAGCAATTCGCAAGGCTACTTTATCATCGATAGTTGCGATTTCAGCTACAACGGCGACGATTGCTTGAATATTCATGACAATTCCGTTCAAGGGTTCCGGAGAATCGATGCCAAGACGATAAGGTTAAGCCGCGTGCAAAGGTGGCGCAATCCGTTCGGCCCGGGGGATTCGGTCGAGTTCCGCCATGCGGATTTGTCGCCGGCCGGAATTGCGGCGAATGTTGCCGCCGTAAGCTGGGACGAAGGGCGAGAGCAATGCGTGCTTGAATTCGCAAGCGAGCTTCCCGCCGAGCTTAACGACCGATCCATTCTTTTTAATCGAAGATACGATTCCGGACACTACGTCGTGCGCCATAATTTCTTCCATCAGAATCGGGCCAGAGGCATCCTGCTCCATGCCGGCGAGGGTCTAGTGGAAAATAACCGTTTCTATAGGAATCAGGGGTCCGCTATACAAATCGAATGCGGCGCGGAAGAGCGCTGGGCGGAAGGTTTCGGCGTACGCAATCTAGTGATTCGCGATAATTGGATCGAGAGCAGCGACGTGAACCATTGGAACATGGCCGTCATCTATATGGGGGTGTATCTGGACCAAGGCAGAACGGACTATCCTATCTTCCAGGATATCCGGATCGAGAACAACACGATCGTGAATTGTCCGCAGCAAGCGATTTACGTGTCTTCCTGCGAGCGCGTATTCCTTCGGAATAATGCGTTGGTGAACCCGAATGCCGGGCCGTTGAAGACGGCGCAAGACGGAGATGAGAATTGCGTCGCGAACCGCGAATATTATCGTGGCAGTCTGATGGCTAGTCATTGCAACGACGTCTACATCGAGAATAACCGAAGGCTATCGATCATTCCGACGATGGAGAGTCATATCTACATCGAACCGAATACGAGTCGAAGCGTTACTTTGCGCGATAATATCGGATTCGCCGAAGAAGACAGGTGA